Proteins from one Streptomyces sp. NBC_00390 genomic window:
- a CDS encoding protein kinase domain-containing protein produces the protein MVGDDQQGYTGAPARAVGGGRYVLEAPLGEGGMASVHRARDSVLGRTVAVKTLHADLARDPSFRERFRREARAVAALSHTNIVAVHDSGEDSDDAGVVQYIVMEYVRGRPLSRLIQEAAQAGETIPLDRTLALTAAVLDALECSHRQGLVHRDIKPANVMVTDDGTVKVMDFGIARALESDATAMTRTGAVIGTPQYLSPEQVLGSSADVRSDLYAVGCMLFQMLTGTLPFDGGSVMSVLYQHVQEPAPAPSTVNPAVSAAVDAVVARALSKDPEQRHPSARDMADDIRRIAQGGAPSRQLPPQDPQAPPTWQVPPQDPRTVTAGTAAGGSTAPGPGMAGTGTTRPARARAGTTVPGTPGPGTAGPAGANPFPAGTFPFGTANQHNQAFRVDIRGNSASITQRRVKTATSVAAVVVAVIVFTVIFFGQMLISGLSGLSDASDDSYTPDPRATGVLVLCDYTSGLGSESEPPDLTGMSPEEAKTCADIAGLKLVQKSERGTSSDVHTVIRQSPTDSQKVTSGSTVTIWVSTGGDPRATGNLASCDIEESHGRLSNPWLTGMSEADARVCADIAGLKVVKAGTVPDPLTPAGEVAKQEPGSSEYVLPGSTVKVWISSGESSPSP, from the coding sequence ATGGTGGGGGACGACCAGCAGGGATACACCGGCGCGCCGGCACGGGCGGTCGGGGGCGGCCGGTATGTGCTGGAGGCGCCGCTGGGCGAGGGCGGCATGGCCTCCGTCCATCGGGCGCGGGATTCAGTACTGGGCCGCACGGTCGCGGTCAAGACCCTGCATGCCGATCTGGCCCGTGACCCGTCGTTCCGTGAGCGGTTCCGCCGTGAGGCCCGGGCAGTCGCCGCGCTCAGTCACACCAACATCGTGGCGGTCCACGACAGCGGTGAGGACAGCGATGACGCCGGGGTCGTGCAGTACATCGTCATGGAGTACGTGCGGGGCCGCCCGCTGAGCCGGCTGATCCAGGAGGCCGCCCAGGCGGGCGAAACGATTCCGCTGGACCGGACGCTGGCCCTGACCGCGGCCGTGCTGGACGCGCTCGAGTGCAGCCATCGACAGGGCCTCGTCCACCGGGACATCAAGCCTGCGAACGTGATGGTCACGGACGACGGCACGGTCAAGGTGATGGACTTCGGCATCGCGCGGGCCCTGGAGTCGGACGCCACGGCGATGACGCGGACGGGCGCGGTGATCGGGACGCCGCAGTACCTCTCGCCGGAACAGGTGCTGGGCAGCAGCGCCGATGTGCGGTCCGACCTGTACGCGGTCGGCTGCATGCTCTTCCAGATGCTGACGGGCACCCTGCCGTTCGACGGCGGGTCCGTGATGAGCGTGCTCTACCAGCATGTCCAGGAGCCCGCGCCCGCGCCGTCCACCGTCAACCCTGCGGTGTCCGCGGCGGTGGACGCGGTGGTCGCGCGGGCGCTGAGCAAGGACCCGGAGCAGCGGCATCCGAGTGCGCGGGACATGGCGGACGACATACGCCGGATCGCCCAAGGCGGCGCACCGTCACGGCAGTTGCCGCCGCAGGACCCGCAGGCTCCGCCGACCTGGCAGGTGCCGCCGCAGGACCCGCGCACCGTCACGGCCGGCACGGCGGCGGGAGGCTCCACCGCGCCAGGTCCAGGCATGGCAGGTACCGGAACGACGCGTCCCGCCAGGGCCCGTGCCGGAACGACGGTCCCCGGCACACCTGGACCCGGCACGGCGGGTCCCGCCGGGGCCAACCCGTTCCCCGCCGGAACCTTCCCCTTCGGTACGGCGAACCAGCACAACCAGGCATTCCGAGTCGACATCCGCGGAAACAGCGCCTCCATCACTCAGCGCCGCGTGAAAACCGCCACCTCGGTCGCGGCTGTTGTCGTCGCGGTCATCGTGTTCACCGTCATCTTCTTCGGACAGATGCTGATCTCGGGCCTGTCAGGCCTCTCGGACGCCTCGGACGACTCCTACACCCCGGACCCCCGCGCCACCGGCGTACTGGTCCTGTGCGACTACACGTCCGGCCTGGGGAGCGAAAGCGAGCCACCCGACCTCACGGGGATGTCCCCCGAGGAGGCGAAGACCTGTGCCGACATCGCCGGGCTGAAGCTGGTGCAGAAGTCGGAGCGTGGGACGTCGTCCGACGTGCACACGGTGATCCGGCAGTCGCCGACCGACTCCCAGAAGGTCACGTCGGGCAGCACGGTCACCATCTGGGTGTCGACCGGTGGTGACCCCCGGGCCACGGGCAATCTGGCCTCCTGCGACATCGAGGAGAGCCATGGCAGGCTCTCCAACCCCTGGCTCACAGGCATGAGCGAGGCCGACGCCCGCGTGTGCGCGGACATCGCCGGTCTGAAGGTGGTGAAGGCCGGCACCGTACCGGACCCCCTCACGCCCGCCGGAGAGGTGGCGAAACAGGAGCCGGGGTCGTCGGAGTACGTGCTCCCGGGCAGCACGGTCAAGGTCTGGATCTCGTCGGGGGAATCCAGTCCGAGCCCTTGA
- a CDS encoding condensation domain-containing protein — MPTDVPAAVARQEELLRRARARASGRGASASGAPQAASESARRGPAPLSHAQRRMWLMDRLGHGSASYSVPFATRLRGPLDLAALTTAVTSLVQRHEILRTRYGQRDGEPYQETLSAPEAVPVPVVDTDEDGAHAVLAEEARRPFDLSTGPVMRALVLRHGEQDHTVLLTFHHIAIDGGSLETVARELAELYGSAVDGTGPRPQAAPPQYADFARNELVAAGRLDEGLRHWTGRLADATPPRLPRPAQAPSDAVTRPAATSTVPLAEQVPQALRALGSEHRATLFTVALAAAFAALQRLTGKDDLVIGVASTHRQGAALRELVGLCVNTLPVRVDTSGDPAFTALVERVRDALLEAQQYRHVPFDLVLERLGAAARDTDGTALVRVTADVLGEPTALHLPGTAGEYVEVGVDEAKFDLSFGLVDTEAPAALVQYRRTALDGDEATGLGTHYAALLEAVAADPHLRLSQLGGTAPAHQESEGSRDPQGTGDTPGGHPAEAALRAHPRIAEATVARPDGGPLLAYAVLRESVGPTPHELRSHLRAALAPESVPAAVTLLDSLPRTADGGVDQARLPGMPAPAVPTGPRADAVTEGFTALLGRVPGPDDDFFALGGHSLVAVRLAERLREALKLPLTGLDILQARTPRAVTALLDAREIERAAAKAAPVSVRPRRTRPGTVLVTGATGGVGAFIVRELAAQGRPVLALARPESAHLVVAEGVDVVEGDLADLAGLRQAVDGADAVVHAACTFTRPEVDVAAMEAMTAAWRRGPFVFVSSVDAYGHPAEDRVAEESASRDPLSPYGRAKLDCEALLLRAAGTEGRGGASAVRSPIVWGPHDRLRDQLRWGATGLLYQAAQEGRPIALPRPGTGGHAWYGAAWVHAAALARSVTACLDTPVHGVANALSGHVSWRDLATDLTELLGSTSPIHETDQVHQDLDHRWHYDCARLAAPLRPRPGEDRRPVLAAMVNGGSGHAL; from the coding sequence ATGCCCACTGACGTACCCGCGGCTGTCGCCCGCCAGGAGGAACTGCTGCGCCGGGCACGTGCCCGCGCATCCGGACGCGGCGCGTCCGCTTCTGGCGCGCCTCAGGCCGCCTCCGAATCGGCCCGCCGGGGACCCGCCCCGCTCTCGCACGCCCAGCGCCGCATGTGGCTGATGGACCGGCTCGGCCACGGCAGCGCCTCCTACAGCGTGCCCTTCGCCACCCGGCTGCGCGGCCCGCTCGACTTGGCCGCGCTCACCACCGCGGTGACCTCGCTCGTGCAGCGTCACGAGATCCTGCGCACCCGGTACGGACAGCGGGACGGCGAGCCGTACCAGGAGACGCTGTCGGCACCCGAAGCCGTGCCCGTGCCCGTCGTGGACACGGACGAGGACGGCGCCCACGCCGTGCTGGCCGAGGAGGCGCGCCGCCCCTTCGACCTGTCCACCGGCCCCGTGATGCGCGCCCTGGTGCTGCGTCACGGGGAGCAGGACCACACGGTGCTGCTGACCTTCCATCACATCGCCATCGACGGCGGATCCCTGGAGACGGTCGCCCGGGAACTGGCGGAGCTGTACGGGTCCGCCGTTGACGGAACCGGGCCGCGGCCGCAGGCAGCGCCACCGCAGTACGCCGACTTCGCACGGAACGAACTCGTTGCGGCCGGCCGTCTCGACGAGGGGCTGCGCCACTGGACCGGCCGTCTCGCGGATGCCACGCCCCCTCGCCTGCCGCGCCCCGCGCAGGCGCCGTCCGACGCCGTCACCCGGCCGGCCGCCACCAGTACCGTCCCGCTCGCAGAACAGGTGCCGCAGGCGCTGCGCGCCCTGGGCAGCGAACACCGCGCCACCCTGTTCACGGTGGCCCTCGCAGCGGCGTTCGCCGCCCTGCAGCGCCTCACCGGCAAGGACGACCTGGTCATCGGGGTCGCGAGCACCCACCGCCAGGGCGCTGCCCTGCGCGAGCTCGTCGGTCTGTGCGTCAACACCCTTCCGGTACGCGTGGACACCTCCGGCGACCCGGCCTTCACGGCGCTCGTCGAGCGGGTACGGGACGCGCTGCTGGAAGCCCAGCAGTACCGGCATGTTCCGTTCGACCTCGTCCTGGAGCGGCTCGGCGCCGCCGCGCGCGACACGGACGGCACGGCACTGGTCCGGGTGACCGCCGATGTCCTCGGCGAGCCGACGGCGCTCCATCTGCCGGGCACGGCAGGGGAGTACGTGGAAGTGGGCGTCGACGAGGCCAAGTTCGACCTCTCCTTCGGCCTGGTCGACACCGAGGCGCCCGCGGCTCTGGTGCAGTACCGCAGGACCGCGCTGGACGGCGACGAGGCGACCGGCCTCGGCACGCACTACGCGGCCCTGCTCGAAGCGGTGGCGGCCGATCCGCACCTGCGGCTGTCCCAGCTCGGGGGAACGGCGCCCGCGCACCAGGAGAGCGAGGGCAGCCGCGACCCGCAGGGCACAGGGGACACCCCGGGCGGGCATCCGGCCGAGGCGGCGCTGCGGGCCCACCCCCGGATCGCCGAGGCCACCGTGGCCCGGCCGGACGGCGGGCCGCTGCTGGCGTACGCCGTTCTGCGCGAGAGTGTCGGCCCGACACCCCATGAGCTGCGCTCCCACCTGCGGGCGGCTCTGGCACCGGAGTCGGTACCGGCGGCTGTCACCCTGCTGGACTCCCTGCCGCGTACCGCCGACGGCGGGGTCGACCAGGCGCGCCTGCCCGGGATGCCCGCACCCGCCGTGCCGACGGGCCCTCGTGCCGACGCCGTCACCGAGGGCTTCACCGCGCTGCTGGGACGAGTGCCGGGGCCGGACGACGACTTCTTCGCCCTCGGCGGGCACTCTCTGGTCGCCGTCCGGCTCGCCGAGCGGTTGCGGGAGGCGCTGAAACTGCCGCTGACCGGGCTCGACATCCTCCAGGCGCGTACCCCCCGGGCGGTCACCGCCCTGCTGGACGCCCGCGAGATCGAACGGGCCGCCGCCAAGGCCGCCCCGGTGTCCGTCCGTCCGCGGCGCACCCGCCCGGGCACGGTCCTGGTCACCGGGGCAACCGGAGGGGTCGGCGCGTTCATCGTGCGTGAACTGGCCGCCCAGGGACGCCCGGTGCTGGCCCTGGCCCGCCCCGAGTCCGCTCACCTGGTCGTCGCGGAAGGCGTCGATGTCGTCGAGGGCGACCTCGCCGACCTCGCCGGACTGCGCCAGGCCGTCGACGGCGCGGACGCGGTCGTCCACGCCGCCTGTACCTTCACCCGGCCCGAGGTCGACGTGGCGGCCATGGAGGCCATGACCGCTGCTTGGCGGCGCGGCCCGTTCGTCTTCGTCAGCAGCGTCGACGCCTACGGGCACCCCGCCGAGGACCGGGTCGCCGAGGAGTCGGCCTCCCGGGATCCGCTCAGTCCCTATGGACGGGCCAAGCTCGACTGTGAGGCCCTGCTGCTGCGCGCGGCCGGAACCGAAGGCCGGGGCGGAGCCAGCGCCGTGCGCTCACCGATCGTGTGGGGCCCGCACGACCGGCTGCGCGACCAGCTGCGCTGGGGAGCGACGGGCCTGCTCTACCAGGCCGCTCAGGAGGGCCGGCCCATCGCCCTGCCACGGCCGGGCACCGGCGGACACGCCTGGTACGGCGCGGCCTGGGTGCACGCGGCCGCCTTGGCCCGGTCCGTGACCGCCTGTCTGGACACGCCGGTGCACGGAGTCGCCAACGCACTCAGCGGTCATGTCTCGTGGCGGGATCTCGCCACCGACCTGACCGAACTGCTCGGCAGCACCAGTCCGATCCACGAGACGGACCAGGTCCACCAGGACCTCGACCACCGCTGGCACTACGACTGCGCCCGCCTGGCCGCGCCGCTGCGTCCCCGGCCGGGAGAGGACCGTCGCCCGGTCCTGGCCGCAATGGTCAACGGCGGTTCCGGGCACGCCCTTTGA
- a CDS encoding DEAD/DEAH box helicase, which yields MNRTTRTNNRYSRTGGSGSGGGRRSGAPARSAGYGRRPAAPQGEFALPVTMTPALPAAATFEELNLPVEVLRVLTRLGVKEPFPIQGATLPNTLAGRDVLGRGRTGSGKTLAFGLALLARTAGQRAEPRRPLALVLVPTRELAQQVTDALTPYAQSLGLRLTTVVGGMSIGRQAGALRAGAEVVVATPGRLQDLIERGDCHLDRVSVTVLDEADQMADMGFMPQVTQLLDQVRPGGQRMLFSATLDRNVDLLVRRYLHDPVVHSVDPSAGAVTTMEHHVLHVHGTDKHATTTEIAARDGRVIMFLDTKHAVDQLTKHLLNSGVRAAALHGGKSQPQRTRTLAHFKTGHVTVLVATNVAARGIHVDNLDLVVNVDPPTDHKDYLHRGGRTARAGESGSVVTLVTPNQRRGMSRLMRDAGITPQIAQVRSGEAELSRITGAQAPSGVPVVITAPVAERPRRSDSGPRGRRSRPAQGRRTTSRTGTVPGGSRRQSARAGAA from the coding sequence ATGAACCGAACGACACGCACAAATAACCGCTACTCCCGCACCGGCGGCTCCGGCTCCGGTGGGGGCCGCCGCTCAGGCGCGCCGGCCCGGTCCGCAGGCTACGGCCGCCGTCCGGCCGCGCCTCAAGGTGAGTTCGCCCTGCCGGTGACCATGACCCCCGCTCTTCCCGCGGCCGCGACCTTCGAGGAGCTGAACCTGCCGGTCGAGGTCCTGAGGGTGCTCACCCGTCTCGGTGTGAAGGAGCCGTTCCCGATTCAGGGAGCCACGCTGCCGAACACCCTGGCCGGAAGGGACGTCCTGGGCCGAGGCCGTACCGGATCGGGCAAGACCCTCGCATTCGGGCTGGCGCTCCTGGCCCGGACCGCCGGACAGCGCGCCGAGCCCCGTCGGCCGCTGGCTCTGGTCCTCGTTCCCACGCGTGAGCTGGCCCAGCAGGTCACCGACGCCCTCACCCCCTACGCCCAGTCGCTCGGACTGCGGCTGACGACTGTGGTCGGCGGCATGTCGATCGGCCGCCAGGCCGGCGCCCTGCGCGCCGGCGCCGAGGTCGTCGTCGCGACCCCGGGGCGTCTGCAGGACCTCATCGAGCGCGGCGACTGCCACCTGGACCGGGTGAGCGTCACGGTCCTGGACGAGGCCGACCAGATGGCCGACATGGGCTTCATGCCCCAGGTCACCCAGCTCCTCGACCAGGTACGCCCCGGCGGCCAGCGGATGCTGTTCTCCGCCACCCTGGACCGCAACGTCGATCTGCTGGTGCGTCGCTACCTGCACGATCCGGTGGTCCACTCGGTCGATCCCTCCGCCGGTGCGGTCACCACGATGGAGCACCACGTCCTCCACGTCCACGGCACCGACAAGCACGCGACCACGACGGAGATCGCGGCCCGCGACGGCCGCGTGATCATGTTCCTGGACACCAAGCACGCCGTCGATCAGCTCACCAAGCACCTGCTGAACAGCGGTGTACGGGCAGCGGCGCTGCACGGCGGCAAGTCCCAGCCGCAGCGCACCCGTACGCTGGCGCATTTCAAGACCGGCCATGTCACCGTGCTGGTCGCCACCAACGTCGCGGCGCGCGGCATCCACGTCGACAACCTCGACCTGGTCGTCAACGTGGATCCGCCGACTGACCACAAGGACTACCTGCACCGAGGTGGACGTACCGCCCGCGCCGGTGAATCCGGCAGCGTCGTCACCCTGGTCACGCCCAACCAGCGCCGGGGGATGAGCCGCCTGATGAGAGATGCCGGCATCACGCCGCAGATCGCCCAGGTCCGCTCGGGGGAGGCCGAGTTGAGCCGGATCACCGGCGCCCAGGCCCCCTCCGGAGTACCCGTCGTCATCACTGCGCCGGTGGCCGAGCGCCCCAGGCGCAGCGACTCCGGCCCGCGCGGCCGGCGCAGCCGCCCCGCCCAGGGGCGACGCACGACCAGCAGGACGGGCACGGTACCGGGCGGGTCCCGGCGGCAGTCCGCCCGTGCCGGGGCTGCCTAG
- a CDS encoding cold-shock protein, with product MATGTVKWFNAEKGFGFIEQDGGGADVFAHYSNIAAQGFRELQEGQKVSFDIAQGQKGPTAENIVPA from the coding sequence ATGGCTACTGGCACCGTGAAGTGGTTCAACGCCGAAAAGGGATTCGGCTTCATCGAGCAGGACGGTGGCGGCGCTGACGTGTTCGCCCACTACTCGAACATCGCCGCCCAGGGCTTCCGTGAGCTGCAGGAAGGCCAGAAGGTGAGCTTCGACATCGCGCAGGGCCAGAAGGGCCCGACCGCCGAGAACATCGTTCCGGCCTGA
- a CDS encoding glyceraldehyde-3-phosphate dehydrogenase: protein MTVNDDSFTNWKNREEIAESMIPIIGKLHRERDVTVLLHSRSLVNKSVVSILKTHRFARQIAGEELTVTETLPFLQALTTLDLGPSQIDIGMLAATYRSDDRGLSVEEFTAGAVAGAAGPNKIERREPRDVVLYGFGRIGRLVARLLIEKAGSGNGLRLRAIVVRQGGDQDIVKRASLLRRDSIHGQFQGTITVDEANSTIIANGNEIKVIYAGDPSEVDYTAYGIKDAILIDNTGKWRDREGLSKHLRPGIDKVVLTAPGKGDVPNIVHGVNHDMIKPDEQILSCASCTTNAIVPPLKAMADEYGVLRGHVETVHSFTNDQNLLDNYHSSDRRGRSAPLNMVITETGAASAVAKALPDLKAPITGSSIRVPVPDVSIAILSLRLGRETNREEVLDYLRNVSLTSPLKRQIDFISAPDAVSSDFIGSRHASIVDAGATKVDGDNAILYLWYDNEFGYSCQVIRVVQHVSGVEYPTFPAPVV from the coding sequence GTGACTGTCAATGACGACTCGTTCACCAACTGGAAGAACCGCGAGGAGATCGCGGAGTCGATGATCCCCATCATCGGGAAGCTGCACCGGGAGCGGGACGTCACAGTCCTTCTCCACAGCCGCTCCTTGGTGAACAAGTCGGTGGTCAGCATCCTGAAGACCCACCGGTTCGCCCGGCAGATCGCCGGTGAGGAACTCACGGTCACCGAGACGCTGCCGTTCCTGCAGGCTCTCACCACGCTTGATCTCGGCCCTTCCCAGATCGACATCGGCATGCTCGCCGCGACGTACAGGAGCGACGACCGCGGTCTCTCGGTGGAGGAGTTCACCGCCGGGGCCGTTGCCGGCGCCGCGGGTCCGAACAAGATCGAGCGCCGCGAGCCGCGCGACGTCGTCCTCTACGGGTTCGGCCGCATCGGCCGCCTCGTCGCCCGCCTGCTCATCGAGAAGGCCGGCTCCGGCAACGGACTGCGGCTGCGTGCCATCGTCGTCCGCCAGGGTGGTGACCAGGACATCGTCAAGCGTGCCTCGCTGCTGCGCCGCGACTCCATCCACGGTCAGTTCCAGGGCACGATCACCGTGGACGAGGCGAACAGCACGATCATCGCCAACGGCAACGAGATCAAGGTGATCTACGCCGGCGACCCGTCGGAGGTCGACTACACGGCGTACGGCATCAAGGACGCCATCCTCATCGACAACACCGGCAAGTGGCGCGACCGCGAGGGACTGTCGAAGCACCTGCGCCCCGGCATCGACAAGGTCGTCCTGACCGCGCCGGGCAAGGGTGACGTCCCCAACATCGTGCACGGTGTCAACCACGACATGATCAAGCCGGACGAGCAGATCCTGTCCTGCGCGTCCTGCACCACCAATGCGATCGTCCCGCCGCTGAAGGCGATGGCGGACGAGTACGGCGTCCTTCGCGGCCACGTGGAGACCGTCCACTCGTTCACCAACGACCAGAACCTGCTGGACAACTACCACAGCTCCGACCGCCGCGGCCGCTCGGCGCCGCTCAACATGGTCATCACCGAGACCGGTGCCGCCTCCGCCGTCGCCAAGGCGCTGCCCGATCTCAAGGCCCCGATCACCGGCAGCTCGATCCGCGTCCCGGTGCCGGACGTCTCGATCGCGATCCTCAGCCTGCGTCTCGGCCGCGAGACCAACCGCGAGGAAGTCCTCGACTACCTCCGCAACGTCTCACTGACCTCCCCGCTGAAGCGCCAGATCGACTTCATCAGTGCCCCCGATGCGGTCTCCAGCGACTTCATCGGCTCGCGCCACGCCTCGATCGTCGACGCGGGTGCCACCAAGGTCGACGGCGACAACGCGATCCTCTACCTCTGGTACGACAACGAGTTCGGCTACTCCTGCCAGGTCATCCGCGTCGTCCAGCACGTCTCCGGGGTGGAGTACCCGACCTTCCCGGCCCCGGTGGTCTGA
- a CDS encoding non-ribosomal peptide synthetase: MTLLDLPTHDIRKDGSMPAGRIQSAPAGAPPAPRAALPALVARHAERTPDALAVADGDTTLTYAQLVARARALAAHLRDNGVRRGDRVALLMPRSAGTVVAQLALWSAGAVCVPLDPAHPRPRTEAMTADAGVTLTVGERKLLESAALTGPTLPLPGEALLTGATVAEPDPDATAFIMFTSGSTGRPKGVAVPHDAIAELVRDPSYVTITPRDRVLFHSPMTFDASTFEVWGALAAGAAVVVCTVERPSFEDLARHVERHGATVAFFTTALFHQLAARRSRVFSLLRTVVVGGEALAATHARQVLRAFPWLELVNGYGPTETTTFATAHRVTDADCDGQIPIGRPIAGASAHILDDHGRPAGEGQRGELWIGGSRLAHGYAGQPELTAERFTHHPGLGRLYRTGDVVSRRPDGVLDFHGRTDDQVKVRGFRIEPGEVEHALRDQPDVDDAAVTVHRPTEDDARLVAFVVAAPGPVPRGEALRDRLTAVLPAHLVPDSITAVERLPLTATGKVDRRALASLAGSAGTGAPAEPMTPLEQAVADIWSRALGTDVTRPDADFIALGGHSLLALVVTDDLREELGVELALADFFGAPTVAGQAALVERELLAAHSDLHPEALEYADAH, encoded by the coding sequence ATGACCCTCCTCGACCTGCCCACCCACGACATCCGGAAGGACGGCTCCATGCCTGCCGGCCGCATCCAGAGCGCCCCGGCGGGGGCGCCGCCCGCGCCCCGTGCAGCGCTGCCCGCCCTCGTGGCCCGGCATGCCGAACGCACCCCGGACGCGCTCGCCGTCGCCGACGGCGACACCACGCTCACCTACGCACAGCTCGTCGCCCGTGCCCGCGCGCTCGCCGCCCATCTGCGCGACAACGGGGTGCGTCGCGGCGACCGGGTGGCGCTGCTGATGCCCCGCTCGGCCGGCACGGTCGTCGCCCAGCTCGCACTGTGGTCGGCGGGCGCCGTATGTGTGCCCCTCGACCCGGCACACCCGCGCCCGCGCACCGAGGCCATGACCGCCGACGCGGGCGTCACCCTGACCGTCGGCGAGCGCAAGCTGCTCGAATCGGCTGCGCTCACCGGCCCCACGCTGCCGCTGCCCGGCGAGGCGCTGCTCACCGGTGCCACCGTGGCGGAACCGGACCCGGACGCCACGGCGTTCATCATGTTCACCTCGGGATCCACCGGCCGCCCCAAGGGCGTCGCCGTCCCGCACGACGCCATCGCCGAACTGGTCCGTGACCCGTCCTATGTGACCATCACGCCCCGGGACCGCGTCCTCTTCCACTCACCGATGACGTTCGACGCGTCGACGTTCGAAGTGTGGGGAGCGCTCGCCGCCGGCGCCGCCGTGGTCGTGTGCACCGTGGAACGGCCTTCGTTCGAGGACCTGGCCCGGCACGTGGAACGCCACGGTGCCACCGTCGCCTTCTTCACCACCGCGCTCTTCCATCAGCTGGCCGCCCGCCGCTCCCGCGTGTTCTCCCTCCTGCGCACCGTCGTCGTGGGCGGCGAAGCCCTTGCCGCCACCCATGCCCGCCAGGTCCTGCGCGCCTTCCCCTGGCTGGAACTCGTCAACGGCTACGGCCCGACCGAGACGACCACGTTCGCCACGGCCCACCGCGTCACCGACGCCGACTGCGACGGACAGATCCCGATCGGCCGGCCGATCGCCGGCGCGAGCGCACACATCCTGGACGACCACGGCCGCCCGGCGGGAGAGGGGCAGCGCGGCGAGCTGTGGATCGGCGGCAGCCGGCTGGCCCACGGCTACGCGGGACAGCCGGAGCTCACCGCCGAACGCTTCACCCACCACCCCGGACTGGGCCGCCTCTACCGCACCGGCGACGTGGTCTCCCGCCGGCCGGACGGGGTACTGGACTTCCACGGCCGCACCGACGACCAGGTGAAGGTCCGCGGCTTCCGCATCGAACCGGGCGAGGTCGAGCACGCCCTGCGGGACCAGCCCGACGTCGACGACGCGGCCGTCACCGTCCACCGGCCCACCGAGGACGACGCCCGGCTGGTCGCCTTCGTGGTGGCCGCACCCGGGCCCGTGCCCCGTGGGGAGGCCCTGCGCGACCGGCTCACCGCCGTACTGCCCGCCCACCTGGTCCCGGACAGCATCACCGCCGTCGAGCGGCTGCCGCTCACCGCCACCGGCAAGGTCGACCGCCGCGCGCTCGCGAGTCTCGCCGGCTCGGCTGGAACCGGCGCGCCCGCCGAGCCGATGACACCGCTGGAGCAGGCCGTGGCCGACATCTGGAGCCGGGCGCTGGGCACCGACGTCACCCGGCCGGACGCCGACTTCATCGCCCTCGGCGGACACTCCCTGCTCGCCCTCGTCGTCACCGACGACCTCCGCGAGGAACTGGGCGTGGAACTGGCACTCGCCGACTTCTTCGGCGCCCCCACGGTGGCCGGACAGGCCGCCCTCGTCGAACGCGAACTGCTCGCCGCGCACAGCGACCTGCACCCCGAAGCCCTGGAGTACGCCGATGCCCACTGA